A DNA window from Mariprofundus aestuarium contains the following coding sequences:
- a CDS encoding ABC transporter permease, with the protein MSKVALRLAGLCLAFPLLILLVAAVSGLDGHAIDLDIVLGSMGSGHLLGTDALGRDLLARLSEGLQLSLMVGVVVVLFCSLVGILLGMLAGWMGGWTDALLMRFADIVLSFPGILLAIALAAMLGPGIENLVIALVAVGWVGFARLSRAQVLSFRSAPFVEAAIANGSGVGYIAVRHLLPNIAAPLLVEASFGLAAVIIGEAGLSFLGVGVQPPDASLGTMIREGTRLMLVSPSLVVWPGLVLFSLVMAVNLLGDALRDKLDVRMDIR; encoded by the coding sequence TTGTCTAAAGTTGCATTGAGACTGGCGGGGCTCTGCCTTGCCTTTCCGCTGCTGATTCTGCTTGTAGCCGCAGTCAGTGGCCTGGATGGACATGCCATTGACCTTGATATCGTGCTCGGTTCTATGGGATCAGGTCACCTGCTCGGTACCGATGCGCTTGGCCGTGACCTGCTGGCCCGTTTGTCGGAGGGGCTGCAGCTCTCCCTGATGGTTGGCGTTGTTGTTGTACTGTTCTGCAGTCTGGTCGGAATCTTGTTGGGCATGCTTGCCGGATGGATGGGCGGCTGGACCGATGCGCTGCTGATGCGCTTTGCAGATATTGTACTCTCCTTCCCAGGTATACTGCTGGCTATTGCACTGGCTGCGATGCTCGGCCCCGGCATCGAGAATCTGGTGATAGCACTGGTCGCTGTCGGCTGGGTTGGATTTGCCCGCCTTAGCCGGGCGCAGGTTCTCTCCTTCAGGTCGGCTCCTTTTGTTGAAGCGGCCATCGCCAACGGTTCGGGTGTTGGCTATATCGCTGTGCGCCATCTGTTGCCGAACATTGCTGCCCCCCTGCTGGTCGAGGCGAGTTTCGGACTGGCCGCCGTGATAATCGGTGAGGCGGGGCTCTCCTTTCTTGGTGTTGGTGTGCAGCCCCCCGATGCATCGTTGGGTACAATGATTCGTGAAGGCACCCGCCTGATGCTGGTCTCTCCCTCTCTGGTGGTCTGGCCTGGTCTGGTGCTTTTTTCGCTGGTGATGGCGGTCAACCTGCTGGGGGATGCCCTGCGCGACAAACTGGATGTGCGTATGGATATCAGGTGA
- a CDS encoding ABC transporter permease, with protein MFGRIMLTRLFQAIPTLLGVATLVFFLLHLVPGDPVDALLGEAAMQADREALRIALGLDQPMLYQYSHYLVGLVGGDWGNSLLDHRPVLDRIVERIPATAYLASVSLLLAVLLALPLGYWAARHAGKSQDVAAMGFSLIGVSIPNFWLGPLLMLLFAVGLGWLPVSGMDQPGSIVLPAITLGTALAAVLSRMARSSWLEAMSMDATRTARAFGLSERIIWWRHAARLAAVPVVTMFALQMGAVLGGAVITETVFDWPGLGLLTIEAIQSRDYPLVQGCVLVIASFYVLANLLADLLGLWLDPRQRNVG; from the coding sequence GTGTTCGGGCGAATCATGCTTACCAGACTATTTCAGGCCATCCCCACGCTGCTGGGTGTGGCGACACTGGTCTTCTTCCTTCTGCATCTTGTGCCGGGTGACCCGGTCGATGCCCTGCTGGGGGAAGCTGCCATGCAGGCCGACCGCGAGGCGTTACGTATCGCCCTTGGCCTTGATCAGCCGATGCTCTACCAATACAGCCACTACCTGGTCGGCCTGGTCGGTGGTGACTGGGGCAATAGTCTGCTCGATCATCGCCCGGTACTTGACCGAATTGTTGAGCGCATTCCAGCTACGGCATACCTGGCCTCTGTGAGTTTGTTGCTGGCTGTGCTGCTGGCGCTGCCTCTGGGGTACTGGGCGGCTAGGCATGCAGGCAAAAGCCAGGATGTGGCGGCAATGGGTTTTTCCCTGATCGGTGTTTCGATCCCCAATTTCTGGCTCGGGCCACTACTGATGCTGCTCTTCGCTGTTGGCCTTGGCTGGTTGCCGGTATCAGGGATGGATCAGCCGGGGTCGATTGTGCTTCCTGCCATCACTTTAGGTACTGCGCTTGCTGCTGTGTTGTCGCGCATGGCCCGCTCCTCGTGGCTTGAGGCGATGAGCATGGATGCCACGCGTACGGCGCGCGCCTTTGGTCTCTCCGAGCGGATAATCTGGTGGCGGCATGCTGCACGCCTTGCTGCAGTTCCTGTGGTCACGATGTTTGCCCTGCAGATGGGGGCGGTGCTGGGTGGCGCGGTGATTACCGAAACTGTTTTTGACTGGCCGGGACTGGGGCTTCTGACCATTGAGGCGATACAGAGCCGTGATTATCCACTGGTACAGGGTTGTGTGCTGGTCATTGCCAGTTTCTACGTGCTGGCCAATCTGCTGGCTGATCTGCTGGGTTTATGGCTCGATCCGAGGCAGCGCAATGTTGGTTAG
- the ubiG gene encoding bifunctional 2-polyprenyl-6-hydroxyphenol methylase/3-demethylubiquinol 3-O-methyltransferase UbiG, whose translation MQTQHFDSDEIAKFEAMAEEWWDPTGKFKPLHKINPIRLDYIDQQVKLSSATVLDVGCGGGLLAENMAARGATVTGIDRSPKALGIARLHSEKSSVAVEYVENDAETWAKSHAEFYDAVTCLEVLEHVPDVPRTVAACASMIKPGGHFFFATLNRNPTSYIKAILGAEYILGWLPKGTHEYAKFIKPSEMNSALRGAGLEIKELKGLSYAMLSDHFSLSDDLSVNYLGFAIKPA comes from the coding sequence ATGCAGACACAGCACTTTGACAGCGATGAGATTGCCAAGTTCGAAGCGATGGCCGAGGAGTGGTGGGATCCCACCGGCAAGTTCAAGCCGTTGCACAAAATCAATCCGATTCGACTCGATTATATCGACCAGCAGGTGAAACTCTCCAGCGCCACGGTGCTGGATGTCGGCTGCGGTGGCGGCCTACTGGCCGAAAACATGGCCGCACGCGGCGCAACCGTCACCGGCATCGACCGCTCCCCCAAGGCGCTTGGTATTGCACGCCTGCATAGCGAGAAGTCCAGCGTAGCTGTTGAATATGTGGAAAACGATGCTGAAACCTGGGCCAAAAGCCATGCCGAATTCTATGATGCCGTCACCTGCCTTGAGGTACTGGAGCATGTGCCCGACGTACCGCGCACCGTGGCTGCATGTGCCTCAATGATCAAACCGGGCGGCCACTTCTTTTTCGCCACCCTGAACCGCAATCCCACCTCCTACATCAAGGCGATTCTGGGTGCAGAATACATTCTCGGCTGGCTGCCCAAAGGGACGCACGAGTATGCCAAGTTCATCAAACCTTCGGAGATGAACAGCGCACTTCGCGGAGCCGGGCTTGAGATCAAGGAGCTGAAGGGTCTCTCCTATGCCATGCTGAGCGACCACTTCTCGCTATCGGATGACCTGTCGGTTAACTACCTCGGCTTCGCCATAAAACCGGCCTGA